One Haloarchaeobius amylolyticus genomic window, GCTCGTCTATCTCGTAGAGACTCTGTCTCGCGTCGGCGAAGTACACGTCCTGGTTCACGAGGTCGATGTCCTGCAGCCGTTCGAGGGCGTAGCGGACGGTTCGTGCGGAGAGCATGGACTCCTCGACGATCTGTTTCTGTGTGAGTGGCCCGTCGTACTCGAGTACCTTGAAGACGAGCTTCGCGCTCGGCGGTAGCTCCTCGAGATCTTCCCCAGTTGTAGCGGCCATCATTACGATTCGAAAGCGTCCACGCTCATAAAGATTGACCCCAACGGGTACGGGGAACGCACGCGCGAATCGACAAGCGAACGCCTTTTTACCGGTCGTCACACACCAACGACCATGGCTACCGAAACAGCTGACTCCGGCACCGACTCCGGCGGTCAGCACTTTGGGACGGTCACGCGCACGACGCTGTCGGCGGCGGCTGGCGTCGCCGCGGCGTTCGTCTCCGCGTGGCTCACGGGGGACATGGCTCCAGCAGCGGCCGCCCTCCACCAGCCCGCACAGGCGGTCGTCCTCGTCGCTATCGCCGTCCAGCCCGTACTCCAGCGGCTGCTCGGCGTCTACAAGGACGACTTCGGCGCGAAAGACTTCCTCTTCATCGCGTTCATGACGTTCTCCATGTGGTTCGTCACGTGGGGCATCATGCTCAGCGCACAGGCGAACTGACCATGGCGGAGGACAGCATCGCGGTCGTCGACCTGGACCGGTGCCAGCCCGACCGCTGTAACTACGAGTGCAAGAACTACTGCCCGCCCAACCGCACCGGCAAGGAGTGCATCACCCTGCGTGGCGAGGACGCCATGGAGGGCAAGCCGGACCAGGTGCGCATCTCCGAGGAGATCTGTCTGGGCGAGACGTGCGGTATCTGCGTCGAGAAGTGCCCGTTCGACGCCATCGAGATCATCAACCTGCCACAGGAGCTCTCCGAGGAGCCGGCCCACCGCTACGGCGAGAACGCCTTCTCGCTGTACGGCCTGCCGGCCCCGGAGGAGGGTCGCGTGACGGGTATCCTCGGCCCGAACGGTATCGGGAAGACGACGGCCGTCCGCATCCTCGCCGGCGAACTCGCGCCGAACCTCGGCGACTACGGCCACGAGCCCGAGTG contains:
- a CDS encoding MarR family transcriptional regulator, which encodes MAATTGEDLEELPPSAKLVFKVLEYDGPLTQKQIVEESMLSARTVRYALERLQDIDLVNQDVYFADARQSLYEIDEQAVAADGGDAEPCCAE